The following proteins are encoded in a genomic region of Pyramidobacter porci:
- a CDS encoding C69 family dipeptidase yields the protein MRKGLRKFSVAMVIVSLVANMAAACDMVVVTPKGSADGNMMWAKNSNRNNEECMTFKFHQGGKHAAGETVKVSHCEIPQAPVTYSVIGAEPYWGWGGEIEMNEKGVCCGNELILTKDPVHHEEEGMNGHDLNRLAVERGATAYEAMHVIIDMIEKYGQGGNANPPSASDLYVYWNSFLIVDPHEAWVLETSDRRWIARKIDPNEGVFALTNMCSIGAVYDECSEDLIQHAIDKGWYAPGDEFNFFKVYSQITPRPNFETKGRRAYDMLAKKMGKIVPSDIMEVMRDNKLAGSFLESRFGMAKVTRALSEHMIGNSIAGSAVVQMRTNPEIPEAMRTLIWAAMASPDCSGYRPFYFCAKVPEELSIGENTYDIKSPWWCFDMLDRMARVNEDCYFDVLKAVWTPYENRMFNENKMMEKQAVKLFNAGKDEEAQKLISDFVQAYCDNSWDIAKGLQGVFKELNKVVPGPKVNLIDPEGVSNKNAKVVLFQ from the coding sequence ATGCGTAAGGGGCTCAGAAAGTTCAGCGTCGCTATGGTTATTGTTTCTCTGGTTGCTAATATGGCCGCAGCATGTGACATGGTTGTCGTCACCCCCAAAGGAAGCGCTGACGGCAACATGATGTGGGCCAAAAATAGCAATCGTAACAACGAAGAGTGCATGACCTTCAAGTTCCATCAAGGCGGCAAGCACGCCGCCGGCGAGACCGTCAAGGTCAGCCACTGCGAAATTCCCCAAGCTCCTGTTACTTACTCCGTGATCGGCGCTGAACCCTATTGGGGCTGGGGCGGCGAGATCGAAATGAATGAAAAAGGCGTCTGTTGCGGTAATGAACTAATCCTTACCAAAGACCCTGTTCATCATGAAGAAGAGGGCATGAACGGCCATGACCTGAACCGTCTTGCCGTTGAACGCGGCGCCACCGCTTATGAAGCTATGCATGTCATCATTGACATGATCGAAAAGTACGGTCAGGGAGGCAATGCCAACCCTCCCAGCGCTTCCGACCTGTACGTATACTGGAATTCCTTCCTGATTGTTGATCCTCATGAGGCCTGGGTGCTCGAGACCTCAGACCGCCGCTGGATCGCCCGCAAGATCGACCCTAATGAAGGCGTTTTTGCCCTCACCAATATGTGCTCTATCGGCGCCGTTTACGATGAGTGTAGCGAAGATCTGATTCAGCATGCCATCGACAAAGGCTGGTATGCCCCGGGAGACGAATTCAACTTCTTCAAAGTTTACAGCCAAATCACTCCTCGCCCCAACTTCGAAACTAAAGGGCGCCGTGCTTATGACATGCTTGCAAAGAAAATGGGCAAGATCGTCCCCTCAGACATTATGGAAGTTATGAGAGACAACAAACTAGCCGGTTCATTCCTTGAGTCTCGCTTTGGTATGGCTAAAGTCACCCGAGCCCTCAGCGAGCACATGATCGGCAACAGCATTGCCGGCAGTGCCGTCGTTCAGATGCGCACGAATCCCGAGATTCCTGAAGCAATGCGCACTCTGATCTGGGCCGCCATGGCTTCGCCGGACTGCTCCGGTTATCGTCCTTTCTACTTCTGCGCCAAGGTTCCTGAAGAGCTTTCTATTGGCGAAAACACCTACGACATCAAGTCGCCCTGGTGGTGCTTCGACATGCTCGACCGCATGGCACGTGTCAACGAAGACTGCTACTTCGACGTGCTCAAGGCTGTCTGGACACCTTATGAAAACCGCATGTTCAATGAGAACAAGATGATGGAAAAGCAGGCTGTCAAATTGTTCAACGCCGGTAAAGACGAAGAAGCCCAAAAACTTATCAGCGACTTCGTCCAAGCTTATTGTGACAATAGCTGGGACATCGCCAAGGGACTTCAAGGCGTGTTTAAAGAACTCAACAAGGTTGTTCCTGGCCCCAAGGTGAATCTAATTGATCCTGAAGGCGTCAGCAACAAAAACGCCAAGGTCGTGCTGTTCCAGTAG
- a CDS encoding efflux RND transporter permease subunit has protein sequence MSVARASLKHRAVVLFLCALTAVAGVAAYFRIGKLEDPSFTIKTAVVTIVYPGSTAYEVEREVTSRVEDAVQAMGEIKRIRSRSVPGMAIVYVDIKDKYTSKDLPEIWDVLRQKLNDVQVFMPAGSTIMVDNDFGDVYGQYYALVGDGYTMKELWDYADFLKKQLVLVPGVASVKILGEQKEAVYVEFSATRLSSLGLPPNAIFNVLNQQNTLSALGTTTLGDRFVRVSPTGAIMSVDDIGDLVIGGVGGQLIRLREVATVRRDFVDPQSFMMRFNGRPALGIGIATVAGGNVVTMGEGVSKRLRELEVHRPIGMELNEIYMQSDQVTRSVQNFIVNLIESLAIVVGVLLVFMGMRTGLIIGAVLLLTVAGTFAIMNACDIFLQIVSLASLIIALGSLVDNAIVVSEGMLVGVERGMNAEDAADQAVEGSKWAMLGGTFIAVLAFAPIGLSQDSTGEFCRSLLQVVGISMMLSWGAALTVTPVFGQLMLKPSPQKGDPYDRPLFRAYRALLEGCLRHRSISMALTAALFALSCWGLTRLDTSFFPDANTVYYTVDLWSDEGASLAAQRSAAMELERFLRSQPNVKNVTDFIGGGSLRFMLTYSPPDPDTAYAQLLVEMKDPEDTRAMLLRTQKRLDEEMPQLTGVCKLFSKGSGMAPKLEARFYGDDPAVLRDLGAQALRIVEADPSHNFARIDWRQPVEVIHPRVLKDQMQNLGLTRPQINQALLIATTGLPIGAFRDGDKTLAILAALVPEQRNQIDRIKSLPVWAPAANATVPLGTVISSLDVDYEDNIVMRRNRSRVLTVASEVKLGHNADAMLERVRAPIEAIGLPVGYSLEWGGEKELSDDAVGGMKVAFLPALLIMFTIMVFLFNGFRQPLIIFGALPLILIGVVGGLWLAGMSMSFLAIVGTLSLVGMLAKNSIVLLDQVSADFAAGRDRYEAIVEDGVSRLRPVAMSALTTVLGMVPLIWDLMFGPMAVTIMAGLTVSTILTLIVIPVLTAVVYKVPCPPKERD, from the coding sequence GTGAGCGTCGCGCGCGCCAGTTTGAAACACCGCGCCGTCGTCCTGTTCCTCTGCGCCCTGACGGCGGTCGCGGGCGTGGCGGCGTATTTCCGCATCGGCAAGCTGGAGGATCCTTCGTTCACGATCAAGACCGCCGTGGTCACCATCGTCTATCCGGGCTCCACGGCTTACGAAGTTGAACGCGAAGTCACCAGCCGCGTCGAGGACGCCGTGCAGGCCATGGGCGAGATCAAGCGCATCCGCTCGCGTTCCGTCCCCGGCATGGCGATCGTCTACGTGGACATCAAGGACAAATACACGTCGAAGGATCTGCCGGAGATTTGGGACGTGCTGCGCCAGAAGCTGAACGACGTGCAGGTCTTCATGCCCGCCGGCAGCACGATCATGGTCGACAACGACTTCGGCGACGTTTACGGTCAGTATTATGCGCTCGTCGGAGACGGGTACACGATGAAGGAGCTGTGGGACTACGCCGATTTCCTCAAAAAACAGCTCGTGCTCGTGCCCGGCGTGGCCAGCGTGAAGATCCTCGGCGAGCAGAAGGAAGCCGTGTACGTGGAGTTCTCGGCGACGCGCCTGTCGTCGCTGGGGCTGCCGCCGAACGCTATATTCAACGTGCTGAACCAGCAGAACACGCTCTCGGCGCTGGGCACGACGACGCTGGGCGACCGCTTTGTGCGCGTCTCGCCGACGGGCGCCATCATGTCGGTGGACGACATCGGCGACCTCGTCATCGGCGGCGTCGGCGGGCAGCTGATCCGCCTGCGCGAGGTGGCGACGGTGCGACGCGATTTCGTCGATCCGCAGAGTTTCATGATGCGTTTCAACGGCCGTCCGGCGCTGGGCATCGGCATCGCCACGGTCGCCGGCGGCAACGTCGTGACGATGGGCGAGGGCGTTTCGAAGCGCCTGCGCGAGTTGGAAGTGCACCGCCCGATCGGCATGGAGCTGAACGAAATCTACATGCAGTCCGACCAGGTGACGCGCTCGGTGCAGAATTTCATCGTCAACCTGATCGAATCGCTGGCCATCGTCGTCGGCGTGCTGCTCGTGTTCATGGGCATGCGCACCGGGCTGATCATCGGCGCCGTGCTGCTGCTCACCGTGGCGGGCACGTTCGCGATCATGAACGCCTGCGACATCTTTTTGCAGATCGTCTCGCTGGCTTCGCTGATCATCGCGCTCGGCTCGCTGGTGGACAACGCCATCGTCGTTTCCGAGGGCATGCTCGTCGGCGTGGAGCGCGGCATGAACGCCGAAGACGCCGCCGATCAGGCCGTGGAAGGTTCCAAATGGGCCATGCTGGGCGGCACTTTTATCGCCGTGCTGGCTTTCGCTCCTATCGGCCTGTCGCAGGACAGCACGGGCGAGTTCTGCCGCTCGCTGCTGCAGGTCGTGGGCATCTCCATGATGCTCAGCTGGGGGGCGGCCCTGACCGTGACGCCCGTCTTCGGACAGCTCATGCTCAAGCCGTCGCCGCAGAAGGGCGATCCCTACGACCGGCCGCTGTTCCGCGCTTACCGCGCCCTGCTCGAAGGGTGCCTGCGCCATCGTTCCATCTCGATGGCGCTGACGGCGGCGCTGTTCGCGCTCTCCTGCTGGGGCCTGACGCGCCTTGACACGTCGTTCTTCCCGGACGCCAACACGGTCTACTACACCGTCGATCTGTGGAGCGACGAGGGCGCGTCGCTGGCGGCGCAGCGCTCCGCCGCCATGGAGCTGGAGCGGTTTTTGCGCTCGCAGCCCAACGTGAAAAACGTCACCGATTTTATCGGCGGCGGCAGCCTGCGCTTCATGCTCACCTATTCGCCGCCCGATCCCGACACGGCCTACGCGCAGCTGCTGGTGGAGATGAAAGACCCCGAAGACACACGTGCCATGCTGCTGCGGACGCAAAAGCGTCTCGACGAGGAAATGCCGCAGCTGACGGGCGTGTGCAAGCTCTTCTCCAAGGGCAGCGGCATGGCTCCGAAGCTCGAAGCCCGCTTCTACGGCGACGATCCGGCCGTGCTGCGCGATCTGGGCGCGCAGGCGCTGCGCATCGTCGAAGCCGATCCCAGCCATAATTTCGCGCGCATCGACTGGCGCCAGCCAGTGGAAGTGATCCATCCGCGCGTGCTCAAGGATCAGATGCAGAACCTCGGCCTGACGCGGCCGCAGATCAATCAGGCGCTGCTCATCGCCACTACGGGGCTGCCGATCGGTGCCTTCCGCGACGGCGACAAAACGCTGGCGATCTTGGCGGCCCTCGTGCCGGAGCAGCGCAATCAGATCGACCGGATCAAATCGCTGCCCGTCTGGGCGCCGGCCGCGAACGCCACCGTGCCGCTGGGCACCGTGATCTCGTCCCTCGACGTCGACTACGAAGACAACATCGTCATGCGCCGCAACCGCAGCCGCGTGCTCACCGTGGCCAGCGAGGTCAAACTGGGGCATAACGCCGACGCCATGCTGGAGCGCGTGCGCGCCCCCATCGAAGCCATCGGGCTGCCCGTGGGCTACTCGCTGGAATGGGGCGGCGAAAAAGAACTTTCCGACGACGCCGTCGGCGGCATGAAGGTGGCCTTTCTGCCCGCGCTGCTGATCATGTTCACGATCATGGTGTTTCTGTTTAACGGCTTTCGCCAGCCGCTGATCATATTCGGCGCGCTGCCGCTGATTCTCATCGGCGTCGTCGGCGGCCTGTGGCTGGCCGGTATGAGCATGAGCTTTTTGGCTATCGTCGGCACGCTCAGCCTCGTGGGCATGCTGGCCAAGAACTCGATTGTGCTGCTCGATCAGGTCAGCGCCGATTTCGCCGCCGGGCGCGACCGCTACGAAGCCATCGTCGAAGACGGCGTCAGCCGCCTGCGGCCCGTCGCCATGTCGGCGCTCACTACCGTGCTCGGCATGGTCCCGCTGATCTGGGACCTGATGTTCGGCCCCATGGCCGTCACCATCATGGCCGGGCTCACCGTGAGCACCATCCTGACCCTGATCGTCATCCCCGTTCTCACCGCCGTTGTCTATAAAGTCCCCTGTCCACCCAAAGAACGCGACTGA
- a CDS encoding efflux RND transporter periplasmic adaptor subunit produces MRKFSAFSLLKTAAGLAAIFAACAGIEGFRQLHEPKPEPEIVRPVRTVRLNGGAGENVHRYFGTVQGAQRVNLSFRVSGPLLELPAEKGVAVKKGDLLGRVDPRDFQTRLTQAQAALSQARAQYSDAATNFKRYDELYRQKVIAAAQYDAYKTQLDVARSAVQQAEAQARTAADALRDTELRAPFDGVVVDRMAEKFQDVLPKQPVLSLQDISALEIVFAVPDKDVLSVPVPAGIDARDLARYAASFGMEAQFDAIAGRSFPVRLKEFAAQADPRTKTYPVTVTMPQPEGARVLPGMAVTVTVDFSAGAAEKRFLVPEPAVLAGENGAHWLWRFEDGQVSRAPVAVAGWKGDRLEVSGEGLRDGDLIVTAGVHFLRDGQKVRLLKSGERQ; encoded by the coding sequence ATGAGAAAGTTTTCCGCTTTTTCGCTGCTGAAAACGGCCGCCGGGCTGGCCGCGATCTTCGCCGCCTGCGCGGGGATCGAGGGATTTCGCCAGCTGCACGAGCCGAAGCCCGAGCCGGAGATCGTCCGCCCCGTGCGCACGGTCAGGCTCAACGGCGGCGCGGGCGAGAACGTACATCGCTATTTCGGCACCGTGCAGGGGGCGCAGCGCGTCAATCTGTCGTTCCGCGTCTCGGGGCCGCTGCTCGAACTGCCGGCCGAAAAGGGCGTTGCCGTGAAAAAAGGCGACCTGCTGGGGCGCGTCGACCCGCGCGATTTCCAGACCCGCCTGACGCAGGCGCAGGCCGCGCTGTCGCAGGCGCGCGCCCAGTACAGCGACGCCGCCACCAACTTCAAACGCTACGACGAGCTTTACAGGCAGAAAGTCATCGCCGCGGCGCAGTACGACGCCTACAAGACGCAGCTGGACGTGGCGCGCTCCGCCGTGCAGCAGGCCGAGGCCCAGGCGCGCACGGCCGCCGACGCGCTGCGCGACACCGAGCTGCGCGCTCCCTTCGACGGCGTCGTCGTCGACCGCATGGCCGAGAAGTTTCAGGATGTGCTGCCCAAGCAGCCCGTTCTCAGCCTGCAGGACATTTCCGCGCTGGAGATCGTCTTCGCCGTGCCCGACAAGGATGTGCTCAGCGTCCCCGTGCCGGCCGGTATCGATGCTCGCGATCTGGCGCGGTACGCCGCCTCCTTCGGCATGGAGGCCCAGTTCGACGCCATCGCTGGCCGGTCGTTTCCCGTGCGCCTCAAGGAATTCGCCGCGCAGGCCGATCCGCGCACCAAAACGTACCCCGTCACCGTCACCATGCCTCAGCCCGAGGGCGCGCGCGTGCTGCCCGGCATGGCCGTCACCGTGACGGTTGATTTCTCCGCCGGTGCAGCGGAAAAACGCTTTCTCGTGCCCGAGCCGGCCGTGCTGGCCGGAGAGAACGGCGCGCACTGGCTGTGGCGCTTCGAGGACGGGCAGGTCAGCCGCGCGCCCGTGGCCGTGGCCGGCTGGAAGGGCGATCGGCTCGAGGTGAGCGGTGAGGGGCTGCGCGACGGCGATCTGATCGTCACGGCCGGCGTGCATTTTTTGCGGGACGGGCAGAAAGTCCGCCTGCTGAAATCCGGCGAACGGCAGTGA
- a CDS encoding tetratricopeptide repeat protein, translated as MKRFIRRISAALAALWLCVVPTASAADDYDPVNTAVALNMAVVSVKHMTASRDRIVLDQEYRSIINNLSLGDIASDGEIVKLYSRLLDTINTYRLTEEEGKVFQGVYDKQQHHALISSLSKMWPVGGDLDSFFASLFSGGITAYFGYRSEMAEIRNTVDQKMWSLKKEALTALNDLQKELLADSWALLRKYRLPDAYRISQEDLDYLEQTLAQPDKHKALLMFPALKKSFGAYPPFWYYYGEAAGRCGDVKTALACFDEFDRQWRRVLRRDPYKVQTAKQRILLDKSLPPSRLKELLAEIRENIGPRDWLDNLFYGTVSWALGDRKAGMTAVRNNVLFEAETQISPVVLESMESGDFDMTHFRRGFWRVLANVNAPVETLDLLTAWFNHEDGAARRMAVELQRLHPDAPVPCYVEAQLRRGSLGVTQGRVRAGALLARHEDLARRGGEIYAALANFCRVYAGQGRERAQFLLGQICENGWGGEKEPFEAAKWYRLAAEQGSDAAQERYASLCERGAGVKKDVDEAARWYLRAARQGNELAQFSLGGCYRAGRGVGQNLAEAASWFLKSARQNYAPAQKALGELYSKGAGVPRDDEEAYKWTWLARLNGAVGTTRLINRLEGRGMLRGARLSAGKCERAREAAQNLFEQMNASSSADDETENR; from the coding sequence ATGAAACGGTTCATCAGGAGAATTTCCGCAGCGCTGGCGGCGCTGTGGCTGTGCGTCGTGCCCACGGCGTCGGCGGCCGACGATTACGATCCGGTCAACACGGCGGTGGCGCTGAACATGGCCGTGGTCTCGGTCAAGCACATGACGGCCAGCCGCGACCGGATCGTGCTCGATCAGGAGTACCGCAGCATCATCAACAATCTCAGTCTCGGCGACATCGCCAGCGACGGCGAGATCGTCAAACTTTACAGCCGGCTGCTGGACACGATCAACACCTATCGTCTGACCGAGGAGGAAGGCAAAGTTTTTCAGGGCGTGTACGACAAGCAGCAGCATCATGCCCTGATCTCGTCGCTGTCGAAAATGTGGCCGGTCGGCGGCGACCTCGACAGTTTCTTCGCCTCGCTGTTCAGCGGCGGCATCACGGCTTATTTCGGTTACCGCAGCGAGATGGCGGAGATCCGCAACACGGTGGATCAGAAGATGTGGTCGCTGAAAAAAGAAGCGCTGACGGCGCTGAACGACTTGCAGAAGGAGCTGCTGGCCGACTCGTGGGCGCTGCTGCGCAAATACCGCCTGCCCGACGCCTACCGCATCAGCCAGGAGGATCTGGACTATCTCGAGCAGACGCTGGCGCAGCCCGACAAGCACAAAGCGCTGTTGATGTTCCCGGCGTTGAAGAAGTCTTTTGGCGCCTATCCGCCGTTCTGGTATTACTATGGCGAGGCGGCCGGCCGCTGCGGCGATGTGAAGACGGCGCTGGCTTGCTTCGACGAGTTCGACCGCCAGTGGCGGCGCGTGCTGCGCCGCGACCCGTACAAGGTGCAGACGGCCAAACAGCGCATTCTGCTCGACAAAAGCCTGCCGCCGTCCCGCCTCAAAGAGCTGCTGGCCGAGATCAGGGAGAACATCGGGCCGCGCGATTGGCTCGACAATCTCTTTTACGGCACGGTCAGCTGGGCGCTGGGCGACCGCAAGGCGGGGATGACGGCCGTGCGCAACAACGTGCTGTTCGAGGCGGAAACGCAGATCAGCCCTGTGGTGCTCGAGTCCATGGAGTCCGGCGATTTCGACATGACGCATTTTCGCCGCGGTTTTTGGCGCGTGCTGGCGAACGTGAACGCGCCCGTGGAGACGCTGGATCTGCTGACGGCGTGGTTCAACCACGAGGACGGCGCGGCGCGGCGCATGGCGGTGGAACTGCAGCGCCTCCATCCCGACGCTCCCGTGCCCTGCTATGTGGAGGCGCAGCTACGGCGCGGCAGCCTCGGCGTGACTCAGGGACGCGTCCGGGCAGGCGCCCTGTTGGCCCGTCACGAAGATCTGGCGCGGCGCGGCGGCGAAATTTACGCGGCGCTGGCGAACTTTTGCCGTGTCTATGCCGGTCAGGGGCGCGAGCGCGCGCAGTTCCTGCTCGGGCAGATCTGCGAAAACGGCTGGGGCGGCGAAAAAGAACCCTTCGAAGCGGCCAAATGGTACCGGCTGGCCGCCGAGCAGGGCAGCGACGCCGCTCAGGAACGTTACGCCAGTCTGTGCGAACGGGGCGCCGGCGTGAAGAAAGACGTCGACGAAGCGGCCCGCTGGTATCTGCGCGCCGCCCGCCAGGGCAACGAGTTGGCGCAGTTCAGCCTTGGCGGCTGCTATCGCGCCGGCCGCGGCGTCGGACAAAATCTGGCTGAGGCCGCTTCGTGGTTCCTGAAAAGCGCCCGTCAGAACTACGCTCCCGCGCAGAAGGCTCTTGGCGAGCTGTACAGCAAGGGGGCCGGCGTGCCCCGCGACGACGAGGAGGCCTATAAGTGGACGTGGCTGGCTCGCCTGAACGGCGCCGTCGGCACGACGCGCCTCATCAACAGGCTGGAAGGGCGCGGCATGTTACGCGGCGCCAGGCTTTCGGCGGGAAAATGCGAACGCGCACGGGAGGCCGCGCAGAATCTCTTTGAACAGATGAACGCTTCATCGTCCGCGGATGATGAAACGGAAAACCGCTGA
- a CDS encoding FadR/GntR family transcriptional regulator, giving the protein MIKPANRASLHDNVLAQLIDGIKNGQWKPGERLPGEMVLAQQFQVSRNCIREVLKAMALANIVKAYPGSGTFITEDALQNIEGPQLASTAFGSNSLWELKEMRDLLEGHAAYLAAKRATPEQIKQLHDVLEPPAGADITEAHQNFHRMLMDIAGNQLLSKIFTSVKAELNSLRKKYGLLPKEILTTYSREHSEIYEMVKDHRPEAARAAMLRHIDAAWTDTLYEDLKGNRQ; this is encoded by the coding sequence ATGATAAAGCCAGCTAATCGGGCGTCTTTGCACGACAATGTCCTTGCTCAGCTGATCGACGGAATAAAAAACGGACAATGGAAACCTGGTGAGCGGCTGCCGGGAGAAATGGTTCTGGCTCAGCAGTTTCAGGTGAGTCGTAATTGTATCCGAGAGGTTTTGAAAGCCATGGCGCTGGCGAACATTGTCAAAGCCTACCCTGGCAGCGGCACCTTTATAACTGAGGATGCATTGCAGAATATTGAGGGGCCGCAATTGGCCTCGACCGCCTTTGGCAGCAACTCTTTGTGGGAACTGAAGGAAATGCGCGATCTGTTGGAGGGGCACGCGGCCTATTTGGCGGCAAAGCGCGCCACTCCCGAGCAGATTAAACAGTTGCACGATGTACTTGAACCACCAGCTGGTGCGGATATCACAGAAGCGCATCAGAATTTTCATAGAATGCTGATGGATATTGCCGGCAATCAGCTTCTGTCCAAGATTTTTACCTCGGTGAAAGCCGAATTAAATTCATTGAGGAAAAAATACGGACTGCTGCCCAAAGAAATTCTCACGACGTACAGCCGGGAGCATAGCGAGATTTACGAAATGGTGAAGGATCATCGTCCGGAGGCCGCACGGGCTGCCATGCTCAGACATATTGACGCAGCCTGGACGGATACTCTTTATGAGGACCTTAAGGGAAATAGGCAATAA
- a CDS encoding TRAP transporter small permease: MNDSGTHCVLRCAADKLQDILLVLLITIVASLVFVQVVLRYIFHAPLMGIEELLLFPTTWLFMIGAVKASSEKTQIVARVLEVFLRTPRSISAVRALASFFTCSVLVWLIRWGYDYFKYLIRMEKESPTLYLPTIWYEGLVFVALILMLVYSCVELYEHISHFRHGTAASLRQEGE; the protein is encoded by the coding sequence ATGAATGATTCGGGAACGCATTGTGTTTTGAGATGCGCTGCCGATAAACTGCAGGATATTCTTCTCGTCCTGCTGATAACGATCGTGGCTTCGCTTGTGTTCGTTCAGGTCGTCCTGCGCTACATTTTCCACGCGCCGCTGATGGGTATTGAAGAGTTGTTGCTATTTCCGACAACATGGCTCTTTATGATTGGCGCTGTCAAAGCTTCGTCTGAGAAAACTCAGATCGTCGCCCGAGTGCTGGAGGTCTTTCTGAGAACTCCTCGCTCCATAAGCGCTGTCCGCGCTCTCGCATCGTTCTTTACCTGCTCTGTGCTTGTCTGGCTGATTCGTTGGGGTTATGACTACTTTAAATATCTGATCCGCATGGAGAAAGAGAGTCCCACGCTCTACCTGCCGACGATTTGGTATGAAGGGCTTGTTTTTGTCGCACTGATTCTCATGCTTGTCTATTCCTGTGTCGAGCTGTACGAACATATCAGTCATTTTAGGCACGGTACTGCGGCCAGTCTGCGTCAGGAGGGTGAATGA
- a CDS encoding TRAP transporter large permease produces the protein MVSLALASLGVLIILLTFGVPLPFCFGGALAYMSIIGGVSMKGMLMWGLQQILSPTLLCVPLFIFAGGLMGISGIAKYLLDFVDGFVGRKKGGLGVVATVTCAIIGAISGSGFTGVAATGPLLIPRMVERGYPRGYATALITDSSILGLLIPPSVIMIVFGWVTETSILACFLSTVIPGLLVTLLFSIINLVWSRRFPLVLEPETSKAERRKEIMRRGWKALPALMMPVIILGGIYGGVMTPTEAASAAIIYSIPIGIWVYGGLKGRDYFRIAKDSAVSVGSIMLMIMCSMMLSQTYVMLQIPQSIVKTVFGITQNRTLLLILINLLLLFVGMIVNDLTGVILVAPLLLPLVKAIGIDPIHFAAIMGVNLAIGGVTPPYASILYLGMRVGDVEFTDILGPAMVFVLLGYLPVMIMTSFWPALSLWLPSLLGYVVLP, from the coding sequence ATGGTTAGTCTTGCTCTGGCGTCGCTAGGGGTTCTTATCATTCTGCTGACCTTTGGCGTGCCGCTCCCGTTTTGCTTTGGCGGGGCGTTGGCTTATATGAGTATTATCGGCGGCGTCTCCATGAAGGGAATGCTCATGTGGGGACTGCAGCAGATTCTCAGCCCAACGCTACTTTGCGTACCATTGTTTATCTTCGCCGGCGGCCTCATGGGAATCAGCGGCATTGCCAAGTATCTGCTTGACTTTGTCGACGGTTTCGTAGGACGTAAGAAAGGCGGATTGGGCGTAGTGGCAACGGTAACCTGTGCGATCATTGGAGCCATTTCCGGCAGCGGTTTTACTGGCGTGGCAGCAACAGGGCCTCTACTGATCCCCAGAATGGTGGAACGAGGTTATCCGCGCGGCTATGCGACTGCCCTGATTACCGATTCGTCCATTCTTGGTCTGTTAATTCCGCCCAGCGTGATCATGATCGTTTTCGGCTGGGTCACGGAGACGTCAATTCTGGCCTGTTTCCTTTCCACGGTCATTCCTGGATTGCTGGTGACTTTGCTGTTCTCGATTATTAATCTAGTTTGGTCACGCCGGTTCCCGCTGGTGCTTGAACCGGAGACCAGCAAAGCCGAGCGTCGCAAGGAAATCATGCGCCGCGGTTGGAAAGCCCTGCCCGCTTTGATGATGCCCGTTATTATCCTCGGGGGCATCTACGGCGGAGTGATGACGCCAACCGAAGCTGCGTCCGCTGCCATTATCTATTCAATTCCAATCGGCATTTGGGTCTACGGCGGCCTCAAAGGCAGGGATTATTTCCGCATCGCCAAGGATTCAGCCGTCTCCGTCGGTTCAATTATGCTGATGATCATGTGCAGCATGATGCTGAGCCAAACGTATGTCATGCTTCAGATTCCCCAAAGTATCGTCAAAACGGTTTTCGGCATCACGCAAAACAGGACGCTACTTTTGATTCTGATTAATTTACTGCTTCTGTTTGTCGGCATGATCGTCAACGACTTGACCGGAGTTATTCTCGTGGCGCCGCTGCTTCTCCCGTTGGTAAAGGCCATCGGCATCGATCCCATTCACTTCGCCGCGATTATGGGAGTGAACCTGGCGATCGGCGGCGTCACTCCGCCCTACGCAAGCATTCTCTACTTGGGGATGCGCGTCGGCGATGTGGAATTCACCGATATTCTTGGTCCCGCTATGGTGTTTGTGCTTCTAGGTTATCTTCCGGTCATGATCATGACGTCGTTCTGGCCCGCGTTGTCTCTGTGGCTCCCCAGCCTGCTGGGGTACGTTGTTCTCCCTTAG